CCAATTATTAATTCTTTTAGTGTATTTTTCATCACTCTCTTCTTCCTTGCGTTTTTGGAAATCAGGTAATTGTGACTTAGTACCTACACAGGCAATTCCTACATCCACAATATATATATACTTGTCTCCAATCTGATTCCAGTGATTTAGCAATTCTGGTGAGAGGATATATTCTGGTCTCCTAGTCCCATCCAGAATGTCCCATATCTCCGAAACTTTTTTACCCCCTGTCTCTTCATTAATAAATTTTTCTATCTTTTTTTGTAGTTTACTAAAATCTGAATCGTCAGCAGAGGCACCAATAATATACCCATCTTCTAATTCAGCAATTACCTCAATTCCATATTTTCTAAGCTCTTCTGCATCAAATGCAGTGGGATCAATCTGTAAAATGATAGGTACAGCTTTTTCAGGAAGTAAGGGCTTTCCTTCTTCCTCGCGTTTTTCTTGAGTATCTTGCCAATAAGAAACTAAGGAGTCTACTGAACTCTTTAGCTTAGTTCCATGTCCCCATCTATCACTTAAATTTGCAGTAGTTTGAGGATTTTGTTCTCTTTTTCCTCCCTGTGGAGATGCAGCCGTTCCTTGTATTGTCAGGTTAAGCTGGATATGCGGAAACCGCTCAGAGCGTTCAACCATTTAGTTCTCCAGACACCAAAAATAAATTTCAGGACACTTTGATTTCTTTAATAGCTTCTTCTAAATGTTCCTGAATAACTAGCTCCTCTCGCTCAAGAATTGCTCGTTTAGCTGCATCTTGTGCAACTCTCACAGCTTGAGCAGCAGAAAAACCTTCCATCTGTTTAATGATACTAGACCAGTTGATAGAGCCTACTTCAATTGCAGATAGTGTATCTTTCAGTATAAATCCTAACTCTTTTTCTCCAGGCTTGGGTACTTCTATCAAGTCATCAAACCGTCTCCAAAGGGCAGTATCAAGAGATTTGTTGAGGTTTGTTGCTGCTACTAGAAGACCAGAGGAAGGCTCATATTCATCTAAAATTTGGAGAAAGGTATTAACTACTCGCTTGATTTCTCCTACTTCCTGAGAATCTTCGCGTGACTTAGCAATCGAGTCACATTCATCAAGAAACAACAAACAAGGGTTTTTTGAGGCATCCTCAAATACAAGTCTCAAATTGCTTGCAGTTTCGCCCAAAAAAGACGACACCATTGCATCAAATCGAACTTTGACGAGTGGCAAACCTGTATTCCAAGCTAAACGCTCTGCTCCCAAAGTCTTTCCACAACCTGGAGAACCGTACAAAAGAATTTTTTGCCTATAGCGCAGTCCATGATGAGCTAGCCTATCTCTTGCTGCATATTCGCGCTCAATTCGCTGGAAACGTTTCTCAACAGCATCAGGCAGCACCATGTGATGCCGCAGTTTGTCCCTTGGCATGACGGTGACTAAAGGAAGATTGAACCGCTTACTGGTTGGCAGTTCACTCAGAGCCTGTAGGTTTTCCGATACCAAAGAGGCTGGCTTAGTGTTTGAAGCAGGCTTCTCCTTCTGGCTCTTTTTCTTTATGTTCTCTAACTGGTCAGCTAGCAGCGTATGTCCCTTGCTGCGCTCTTCCTCAATCACTAGGTACGTCAGTTTGTCAATCGCCTCTGTGTCGGAAGTAGCGATCGCTTTAAAAATTCTCTTGAGAAGCTCAGCTTTCATACGCCCCTCAGTATAAGGGGTAGTGCAAGGCTATTTTAGCCAACTACTACCTTTATTTTTTATTTTAGTACATATGTACTACTACTAAGATGATAAGCCTAAAATAGGGTTTCACAGAGTAGAAGCACTCACTCCTTGTTAACCAGCATTCCGTAAAATGCGATCGCTCACTCACCCCCTCCCAACTTTGACCGCATCGCTTGCCACGCCTCAATCTGCTGCTGTAACTGCTGGATGCGACTCAGTTTATCCAAACAATACCCAAATTTTTACAGATATAAAAGCTGAAAATTCGGCTGCTATATAAGGTTGAAGCTTTAGGATATTTGCCCAACGTGATAAATATTTTTTAGCAATATTTATGGATGAGTGATATGGGTATTTGGGGGAAAATGCCAATAATTTGCCGATGATTTAATTGTCGGATGCGATCGCGCCCATCGAAGCATTGAAATTTTCCCATATGCGTCGCCGCAGATGGCACTGCACTACTTGGTAAATTGGATACCTAGATACAGAAATTTACCCAAAATCAACACAACATTTAACAATATTGAGTTGCGCCCCATTCCTCCCTAAAATTAAACCATTCTGGATTTGCTCTTGACCTGGAGGAATTATGACCCATCGTCCAATTATTCTTGGCATAGTCGGCGACAGCGCCGCTGGTAAAACAACACTGACGAAGGGAATTGCTCAAGTCTTGGGTGAAGAGGATGTCACAGTCATCTGTACTGATGATTATCACCGCTACGACAGGAAACAACGTGCTGAGTTAGGAATCTCGGCGTTGCACCCAGACTGCAACTACGTGGATATCATGGAACAGCACCTGTCCCTGCTACAAAACGGACAACCCATACTTAAACCAATTTATAATCACCACACAGGAGCCTTCGATCCGCCAGAGTATATCAAACCAAGTAAGTATGTGATTGTTGAAGGATTGCTCGGTTATTCTACTCGTCTAGCGCGTGATTGCTACGATGTGAAAGTGTATCTCGCACCGCCGGAAGAACTGCGATACGAGTGGAAAATCAAGCGCGATACCATGAAGCGCGGCTACACAAGAGAACAGGTTCTCGAACAACTGCAAAAACGGGAATCTGACTCAGAAGAGTTTATCCGTCCTCAGCGTCAGTGGGCAGATATGATAGTAACTTTCTACCCGCCTCAGGATGATACACAAGAAGTAAATTCCCATCTGAATGTGCGTTTGGTACTTAGACCGACTATTCCACATCCAGACATGACCAATATTTTGAGTCCAGGGAGTGACAATTCTCAATCGCCAATCCGTCTGGAACTAGACCGGGATATGAGCAAGCCAGTTGATGTGCTTGAAGTTGACGGTCATGCTACTAGCGAACAGGTTGTGCAGGTAGAGCGAGTTCTATGCAGCACAGTACCAACTTTAATGCCTTTCTGTAGCCGGGAAGGAAACCCCGATATTGGTAAGCTTATTGGTACAACTGGGGAAACGCTTCAGAGTTACCCGTTGGCTCTGACGCAGTTACTCGTAGCGTATCATATGCTCAAGGCAGCTGATATTCACCAGCCGGGAATTCAAAGTTAAAAATTTAAGAATTGGGATTCTTAAATTTGGTGATATTTGGGAAAACTAAATATAGTCTTTCCCAGTGCATTTATGACTTATTGCCTCAGAATTGCAGATATACCCCTGAGTGAGCGACCCCGCGAACGATTAATGGCTCAGGGAGCCAAAAATCTCGCTACAGCTGAACTAATTGCAATTCTGTTAGGCACGGGTCAGGGACATGGTAAACTGTCAGCTGTTGGACTTGGGCAATACATATTACAGGAATTAAGTCAACACCAGCGCGATCCTTTAGAAATGCTGCGGGATATTAGCGTTCAGGAGTTGATGAAGATTCCTGGTGTGGGGCTTGCAAAGGCAGCGACAATTCTGGCGGCGGTTGAGTTGGGAAAACGGGCGTTTCAATCTCGTCCAGGCGATCGCACTACTATCGATTCTCCAGCAGCAGCAGCAGCAGCGCTAAGTCACGATTTGATGTGGCAGGTGCAAGAGCGATTTGCAGTGGTGCTGTTGGATGTCAAAAATCGCTTGATTGGCACTCAAGTCATTACTATTGGCACCGCGACTGAAACTTTGGCTCCTCCCCGCGAAATTTTCCGGGAGGTGCTTCGCCAGGGTGCAACGCGGCTAATCATAGCGCACAATCATCCATCTGGAAGTGTTGAACCAAGTGAAGAAGATATTAATCTGACACGCCAGTTGTTGATAGGAGCGCAATATTTAAGTATTCCTCTGCTGGATCATTTGATTTTGGGACATGGCGAGCATTTGAGTCTGCGTCAGACAACAAGTTTATGGGATGAATATCCGCAGGGAGATTGAAAAAAGGCAATCATGAAAGGTATCTCGAATGTTGGAAACCGCATCTCTTCAGAGTGCGGAGGAAAACAAGAGAAATTTTGTAGGCTGGGGAGCCACCCCCGTGCGGGGTTTCCCCTATTGACGGGCGTGGCGTTTGAGGAACGAAACCCAGCACTACTCAGGGTAATTAATCGAGTCGTCACCTTCCATAAAATCCTCTAAGTCGTCGAAATCTCCTAAAAAGGCGTATCTCTCGTTAAGAGTCTCAGGCTGGGAATCCCAATCATCAGGAGCCTCATCTGTTGGGGAAGGGTGAGTCTCCCAGAGTGCGCTCTCAGGCTCAGCCTGGGAGCGAGGATATGTAGTAGTGTCTTCTAAGGAAGTGTATTCTAGGCAATGTCCTGCTGGATCGACGACTAATCCTGAGAGGGGACTATCAGCACATTGGCATTGACTTTTTTTATTGTTAAAGTGCTGACACATCGCACAACATTTAACTCCGGAAACTTGCGCCGTTTCTATTGCCAAATGCTGCTCGTTTAAGGGCCTCAACTTTAGATTAATACCGTCCCACTTAGCTCTGAGTATGCCTTTGGCGGATAACATTTGCCAACGGGGGTCAGATTCTACTACTGAAGCGGGGATACGCAACCAAGCACCATCAACTTCGGCTTCAACGTTTACCTCAAATTCTTGTGGTAGGGAAATTTGGGCGACGCGAGATCGAGAAATATGGGCAGGTACAGATCCAAATTCAACTGCTTCTCCAACTGCGGGGATGTGGATGTAGTGTTTCTTTTGCAGTTCTCCGGAACGCGCTAGCTCGTGCAAAGCGTCGCGAGAACCGTGAATCAAAATCAGGTGTTTGGGATTAACGCGGTGAATTACTTGTGTTAATCCTACTTTGTCGGCGTGGGCGCTAAGGTTAAACCGCTTGACTTGCGCTCTGACGGTAATTTCTTTCCCGTCTAATTCGATGGTGTCGCCTGTTTGCAGGTTTTGCAACATTCTACCGGGTGATTCTTCGTCAGTGTAGCCGGAAATAAAGACGGCAGCATTTTCTCTTTCTAATAGAAGTGTTGCATAGTAAACTGATGGCCCTCCGGTGAGCATTCCGGAACTGGCGACAATTACACTGGGTTTAGCGATCGCAAGTGGTCTTTCTCTGGGCGAAGCTATCGGGATAATCGGTGGCTGGGACTTTTCATCAAAGAATGGTTCCTGCTTCTGCGATGCGAAATTCTGCACCTTCAAAGGCAGTAATTCTAGATTGTCCCGAAACACATCTGTCACCGCCCGCACCAATCCATCCACGTAGACAGGGATAGAGAGTTTGTGAAATAATTCAGATGTGCGAATTGCCAGTAAAATTTCCTGCGCGCGTCCAAGAGCGAAGGCGGGAATCAGAACATTACCGCCTGCTTGAACAACGGATGCGATCGCGCTAATCAAAGCTGTCTCTTGATTCTTTCTAGCAGGATGCGTATCACCGCCATAGGTAGACTCGGTAATTAATATATCCGCTTGGGGCAAGTCTGCCAAACGCAATCCTTCCGTCGTTCGGGAACTGCTGGTGTTATAGTCACCCGTATACAGCAGACTCCGCTCTCCATACCTGAGATAGATGCAAGCTGCCCCAACAATGTGACCAGCATTGATAAACCTCACCTTTAGTCCTGGTAAAGGTTCAAAGTCTGTGCCAATGGGTTGGGTTTCCAGACGGAACAAAGTGCTAGTTAAGTCAGCTTTATCGAATAACGCCGGACTATCCTCATTTAATTGCTGCACCTTCAGGCAATCTTGCAACATGATGTGAGCAATTTCTCTAGTACCTGGAGTGCAAATCATCCGCACACCAGAAAATCTGGTGTGAAAGACTGGTACAGCGCCGATGTGGTCTTGATGGGCGTGGGAAATGAGAAGTAAGTCGGGGTTTTTTAGGTAATTCAGCGCTGGGAGAGGGTCGTATCCTTTGGGACGAGTGCCACAATCCAATACAATTTCGTAAGGGCCTATTTCGACTTGGAAGCAAGAAGCCCCGATTCCCAAAGCTGCCCCCAACGGTCGAACTACGAGTTGTGTAGCGTCTGTTGCGACTGGTAAATCAGATGCAGGCGGGGGGTAATGATAGATTTTAGCCTTTGATGACCGTCCGCCTACGTGAATTCTTGCTCGTTGACCAGTCAAGCTATTTGTTGCTTCCCACTCCCACCCTACTCGGCGACGAGTTGGGGTTGAAAGTAACCAGTTATCTGGTTCACTGGATAGTTGTTCTAGCGCCGCAGTTGCTAGATGGGTAGGGGCTTGGGGTTCAGGGGATAAAGGAAGGGATGATGCGGATAGGGATGATGCGGATTCTGGTGTTGAGTTGCGATCGCACTCCTTCGATAATGGTTGATTATCCGTTGTTTCTGTTGTTTCCTCCAACCGCATTCCTTCCCTAACGTGGAGGGCGCATCCCACACGCACAGCAGTACAAGACCACATCTGACCCACTTTCATCTGGGAGTCTGGGTTGAGTAAAGTAAGCTTTAGGGTTTTTTCGCCGGGACGCTTTACCTTGAACTGTACGCACTGATGACGCTTCCCAAGTTGCACCACCCGTCCCACAATCTGACAAACGTCTGCGATCGCGTCTTCTGTGGGAGTTGGCTTGACATCAACTATACTCAAATTTGATATTGTGCCTGTGGAATCTGTGCTAGGAATTACCTGCCATAACATCTCCCCTGAGGGGTATTCTTCTTTAGGCTTACTAACGCTTATCGTTGTGGAATCTCGGCACACAAGGCACAGCCCTTTTTCAACGGCAGCAAGTTGCCCAACAATGGTAAATTCAAAGGTGTTTATCGTAGATGGGTCAACATCTGTTAAAAGGCTTTCTTGGCACTCTGCTTTCTGGTTAGTTTGGGTCATTACTTCTTTCTGGTTGGAGGAACCCAATAGCAGGATTTTAGCTCTGAAAGGCTTTTTATACCATTTTTTGATTTTGCTGCTATATTTACGCTTACTCTAGCAGCTTGCCTTGCGAAATCACCAGTAACCTACCATTCGTCAATTGGCGGGCATTGCCCACGCTACAGTAGGTTCAGATTAATACTGCTAAACAGGTGAGAAAGTTGCCAATATCAAGCAAATTGGCATCGCCTGATTGGTTGACCCAAAAGAATGATGTTCTTTGCTGGGGTAAGAGCAAAGATTTATATATAGCAGTCCTTACCTGTCGCAGGCATGACGCTTGTGCTACAAACAAAAAAATATTTCACTTGTTTAGGGCTGCTATA
This window of the Funiculus sociatus GB2-C1 genome carries:
- a CDS encoding phosphoribulokinase produces the protein MTHRPIILGIVGDSAAGKTTLTKGIAQVLGEEDVTVICTDDYHRYDRKQRAELGISALHPDCNYVDIMEQHLSLLQNGQPILKPIYNHHTGAFDPPEYIKPSKYVIVEGLLGYSTRLARDCYDVKVYLAPPEELRYEWKIKRDTMKRGYTREQVLEQLQKRESDSEEFIRPQRQWADMIVTFYPPQDDTQEVNSHLNVRLVLRPTIPHPDMTNILSPGSDNSQSPIRLELDRDMSKPVDVLEVDGHATSEQVVQVERVLCSTVPTLMPFCSREGNPDIGKLIGTTGETLQSYPLALTQLLVAYHMLKAADIHQPGIQS
- a CDS encoding MBL fold metallo-hydrolase, translated to MTQTNQKAECQESLLTDVDPSTINTFEFTIVGQLAAVEKGLCLVCRDSTTISVSKPKEEYPSGEMLWQVIPSTDSTGTISNLSIVDVKPTPTEDAIADVCQIVGRVVQLGKRHQCVQFKVKRPGEKTLKLTLLNPDSQMKVGQMWSCTAVRVGCALHVREGMRLEETTETTDNQPLSKECDRNSTPESASSLSASSLPLSPEPQAPTHLATAALEQLSSEPDNWLLSTPTRRRVGWEWEATNSLTGQRARIHVGGRSSKAKIYHYPPPASDLPVATDATQLVVRPLGAALGIGASCFQVEIGPYEIVLDCGTRPKGYDPLPALNYLKNPDLLLISHAHQDHIGAVPVFHTRFSGVRMICTPGTREIAHIMLQDCLKVQQLNEDSPALFDKADLTSTLFRLETQPIGTDFEPLPGLKVRFINAGHIVGAACIYLRYGERSLLYTGDYNTSSSRTTEGLRLADLPQADILITESTYGGDTHPARKNQETALISAIASVVQAGGNVLIPAFALGRAQEILLAIRTSELFHKLSIPVYVDGLVRAVTDVFRDNLELLPLKVQNFASQKQEPFFDEKSQPPIIPIASPRERPLAIAKPSVIVASSGMLTGGPSVYYATLLLERENAAVFISGYTDEESPGRMLQNLQTGDTIELDGKEITVRAQVKRFNLSAHADKVGLTQVIHRVNPKHLILIHGSRDALHELARSGELQKKHYIHIPAVGEAVEFGSVPAHISRSRVAQISLPQEFEVNVEAEVDGAWLRIPASVVESDPRWQMLSAKGILRAKWDGINLKLRPLNEQHLAIETAQVSGVKCCAMCQHFNNKKSQCQCADSPLSGLVVDPAGHCLEYTSLEDTTTYPRSQAEPESALWETHPSPTDEAPDDWDSQPETLNERYAFLGDFDDLEDFMEGDDSINYPE
- the radC gene encoding RadC family protein → MTYCLRIADIPLSERPRERLMAQGAKNLATAELIAILLGTGQGHGKLSAVGLGQYILQELSQHQRDPLEMLRDISVQELMKIPGVGLAKAATILAAVELGKRAFQSRPGDRTTIDSPAAAAAALSHDLMWQVQERFAVVLLDVKNRLIGTQVITIGTATETLAPPREIFREVLRQGATRLIIAHNHPSGSVEPSEEDINLTRQLLIGAQYLSIPLLDHLILGHGEHLSLRQTTSLWDEYPQGD
- a CDS encoding ATP-binding protein is translated as MKAELLKRIFKAIATSDTEAIDKLTYLVIEEERSKGHTLLADQLENIKKKSQKEKPASNTKPASLVSENLQALSELPTSKRFNLPLVTVMPRDKLRHHMVLPDAVEKRFQRIEREYAARDRLAHHGLRYRQKILLYGSPGCGKTLGAERLAWNTGLPLVKVRFDAMVSSFLGETASNLRLVFEDASKNPCLLFLDECDSIAKSREDSQEVGEIKRVVNTFLQILDEYEPSSGLLVAATNLNKSLDTALWRRFDDLIEVPKPGEKELGFILKDTLSAIEVGSINWSSIIKQMEGFSAAQAVRVAQDAAKRAILEREELVIQEHLEEAIKEIKVS